The Arachis hypogaea cultivar Tifrunner chromosome 16, arahy.Tifrunner.gnm2.J5K5, whole genome shotgun sequence genome contains a region encoding:
- the LOC112757369 gene encoding uncharacterized protein — protein MDKRLMRFKEELTRLDNLVSDGIYDGTTEARRKALVSFCSKWYIRKEIHWKQMSRSKHATNMDKNTRYFHNIASARRRNNKIDAMMIHGRLVRNQARIKGAIRGFYKDLYRHEYVPRIGIRDGLVKCIHRDEAEALEVMPTDEEIKEAVWDCESSKAPGSNGYNMNFIKKCWEDIGPELR, from the coding sequence ATGGATAAGAGACTCATGAGGTTTAAGGAGGAGCTCACCAGGCTGGACAATTTAGTTAGTGATGGGATTTATGATGGTACAACGGAGGCTAGAAGGAAGGCGCTTGTGAGCTTTTGTTCAAAATGGTACATTAGAAAGGAAATACACTGGAAACAGATGTCTCGGTCTAAGCATGCTACAAACATGGATAAGAATACCAGATACTTTCATAACATTGCTTCGGCCAGAAGACGGAATAACAAGATCGATGCAATGATGATACATGGAAGACTTGTGCGGAATCAGGCGAGAATAAAAGGTGCGATTAGAGGGTTCTACAAGGATTTATATAGACATGAATATGTTCCGAGGATTGGAATCAGGGATGGCTTAGTAAAGTGTATCCATAGGGATGAGGCTGAAGCTTTAGAAGTGATGCCGACGGATGAGGAAATCAAGGAGGCTGTGTGGGACTGCGAATCTTCCAAGGCCCCAGGGAGTAATGGGTATaacatgaacttcataaagaaatGCTGGGAGGACATTGGGCCGGAGCTGCGGTAA